Genomic DNA from Prunus persica cultivar Lovell chromosome G1, Prunus_persica_NCBIv2, whole genome shotgun sequence:
NNNNNNNNNNNNNNNNNNNNNNNNNNNNNNNNNNNNNNNNNNNNNNNNNNNNNNNNNNNNNNNNNNNNNNNNNNNNNNNNNNNNNNNNNNNNNNNNNNNNNNNNNNNNNNNNNNNNNNNNNNNNNNNNNNNNNNNNNNNNNNNNNNNNNNNNNNNNNNNNNNNNNNNNNNNNNNNNNNNNNNNNNNNNNNNNNNNNNNNNNNNNNNNNNNNNNNNNNNNNNNNNNNNNNNNNNNNNNNNNNNNNNNNNNNNNNNNNNNNNNNNNNNNNNNNNNNNNNNNNNNNNNNNNNNNNNNNNNNNNNNNNNNNNNNNNNNNNNNNNNNNNNNNNNNNNNNNNNNNNNNNNNNNNNNNNNNNNNNNNNNNNNNNNNNNNNNNNNNNNNNNNNNNNNNNNNNNNNNNNNNNNNNNNNNNNNNNNNNNNNNNNNNNNNNNNNNNNNNNNNNNNNNNNNNNNNNNNNNNNNNNNNNNNNNNNNNNNNNNNNNNNNNNNNNNNNNNNNNNNNNNNNNNNNNNNNNNNNNNNNNNNNNNNNNNNNNNNNNNNNNNNNNNNNNNNNNNNNNNNNNNNNNNNNNNNNNNNNNNNNNNNNNNNNNNNNNNNNNNNNNNNNNNNNNNNNNNNNNNNNNNNNNNNNNNNNNNNNNNNNNNNNNNNNNNNNNNNNNNNNNNNNNNNNNNNNNNNNNNNNNNNNNNNNNNNNNNNNNNNNNNNNNNNNNNNNNNNNNNNNNNNNNNNNNNNNNNNNNNNNNNNNNNNNNNNNNNNNNNNNNNNNNNNNNNNNNNNNNNNNNNNNNNNNNNNNNNNNNNNNNNNNNNNNNNNNNNNNNNNNNNNNNNNNNNNNNNNNNNNNNNNNNNNNNNNNNNNNNNNNNNNNNNNNNNNNNNNNNNNNNNNNNNNNNNNNNNNNNNNNNNNNNNNNNNNNNNNNNNNNNNNNNNNNNNNNNNNNNNNNNNNNNNNNNNNNNNNNNNNNNNNNNNNNNNNNNNNNNNNNNNNNNNNNNNNNNNNNNNNNNNNNNNNNNNNNNNNNNNNNNNNNNNNNNNNNNNNNNNNNNNNNNNNNNNNNNNNNNNNNNNNNNNNNNNNNNNNNNNNNNNNNNNNNNNNNNNNNNNNNNNNNNNNNNNNNNNNNNNNNNNNNNNNNNNNNNNNNNNNNNNNNNNNNNNNNNNNNNNNNNNNNNNNNNNNNNNNNNNNNNNNNNNNNNNNNNNNNNNNNNNNNNNNNNNNNNNNNNNNNNNNNNNNNNNNNNNNNNNNNNNNNNNNNNNNNNNNNNNNNNNNNNNNNNNNNNNNNNNNNNNNNNNNNNNNNNNNNNNNNNNNNNNNNNNNNNNNNNNNNNNNNNNNNNNNNNNNNNNNNNNNNNNNNNNNNNNNNNNNNNNNNNNNNNNNNNNNNNNNNNNNNNNNNNNNNNNNNNNNNNNNNNNNNNNNNNNNNNNNNNNNNNNNNNNNNNNNNNNNNNNNNNNNNNNNNNNNNNNNNNNNNNNNNNNNNNNNNNNNNNNNNNNNNNNNNNNNNNNNNNNNNNNNNNNNNNNNNNNNNNNNNNNNNNNNNNNNNNNNNNNNNNNNNNNNNNNNNNNNNNNNNNNNNNNNNNNNNNNNNNNNNNNNNNNNNNNNNNNNNNNNNNNNNNNNNNNNNNNNNNNNNNNNNNNNNNNNNNNNNNNNNNNNNNNNNNNNNNNNNNNNNNNNNNNNNNNNNNNNNNNNNNNNNNNNNNNNNNNNNNNNNNNNNNNNNNNNNNNNNNNNNNNNNNNNNNNNNNNNNNNNNNNNNNNNNNNNNNNNNNNNNNNNNNNNNNNNNNNNNNNNNNNNNNNNNNNNNNNNNNNNNNNNNNNNNNNNNNNNNNNNNNNNNNNNNNNNNNNNNNNNNNNNNNNNNNNNNNNNNNNNNNNNNNNNNNNNNNNNNNNNNNNNNNNNNNNNNNNNNNNNNNNNNNNNNNNNNNNNNNNNNNNNNNNNNNNNNNNNNNNNNNNNNNNNNNNNNNNNNNNNNNNNNNNNNNNNNNNNNNNNNNNNNNNNNNNNNNNNNNNNNNNNNNNNNNNNNNNNNNNNNNNNNNNNNNNNNNNNNNNNNNNNNNNNNNNNNNNNNNNNNNNNNNNNNNNNNNNNNNNNNNNNNNNNNNNNNNNNNNNNNNNNNNNNNNNNNNNNNNNNNNNNNNNNNNNNNNNNNNNNNNNNNNNNNNNNNNNNNNNNNNNNNNNNNNNNNNNNNNNNNNNNNNNNNNNNNNNNNNNNNNNNNNNNNNNNNNNNNNNNNCCTTGATGACCTTTTGGGGAATGTCCGGAGTGAGCGTAAAACTGAAATTACATTATACTCTATGTGCTAACATactttctcttaaaaaaaaactcaaatgaaTAATGTCATGCTATTGCACATACTAAGGTCAATAATTGACCACGTATAACTGTTTCGCAACCAaaaacatgcaattgcatcaACTCAATACCCAAAATACATTCAAGTCCTAAACCAGAAAATAGGGTTCTTTGAAATCTTACTTGATGTTTCCATACTTTCAAAGCCTCCTCCTTTCACTTCCTTTTGCCACCACCTCAAATTTCGTCGTTAACAGCCAAGGATCTTCAAAATCTTTACAACCACATTATTATTACAAATCCATTCCCctgcaaaattttaattatatatcacACAATGCCAACAGCCCATACTAAATTACTTAAATCCCTCCAATTTGGTGACCATTTCATCATGGAGGTTGGACCCACCATCAATTTGGTATCTGCATTTCAGTTTCGGGCAACTAGAGAGAAGAGTTGAGGACCTCAATTCTATTACCATTACCTTCTTGCAGATGCGTTTTGCCCAAGCACATACAGGAGTTGCTAAGGATTGAATTTGGGCAAGCACAGAGAAGAGCTCCTGGAGGCGCTACGGATTGGATCGGCTTCATGTACAGTTTCCTCTGGTGCTGTGACTTCTGTAAGCCCCCCTTCACTTCAGATGAAAGGGCTAAAGCCCGAGTCTCTACTGCTCCGAAAACTCAGTATTCACAGAGGTAGACAGAAATGGGGTCTCACAGAGTCCTCTAGTTCCCTATGTTGTGTTCGATTTGGGAAACCAGAATGGAGCGGACTGGTCgcgtcttcttctcctccaaacctgcctttctctttcctcacaTGCCACTCACATGCTGAATCACAATGGCTGAAGAGGTCATTAGGTCATTGAATCTCAGCCATCCTTTTTTAACATGGAACCTCAACCGTTGGATAGCTGGCTGTACCGGTACAGCTGAGGCACCACAGAATTTCCCAATCATAAGATACTAAACCATTAGTTGGGTGCTAAAATCAATGAAGCAATCTAATCCAAGAGgaggaattttcttttggtttttggcAATATTTTATACAAAGTGGAGGAGTTGACGAAAActacaaaaaaaggaaaatacattgaaaaagaaaattggggTAATTTAAGTATAGATGAACATTCAAGGAAAGTTCCACAGAAGTGGACGTGGAGACAAGACAACCATGCACAAAGTCCACAGTCTTGGACTTATCAAGGATCATGTTCTCTATCTCATCATCTGCCAGCAAATCCACATCCTATAAATAGCTCATCTTACTCTCCTCACAAACGGAGAAACACTCATGTAGAATGAAAATAGTActgttttgttaattttaatcAGTCATATTATATCACgcgttataatttttttacttaacATTATACGACTGGTTTGAGATACTAAAATAATGCTATTCCtatttcatataaatttctCCGTGAAAAACGACTTCACTCAACTTACCAcaaacaatttaaattaattaattaaactttaGTTGTTACTTGGTGGGCCCCACCACCGCAGTGTGCTGAACTGGCAAAAGTTTGGTAGCGAGAGTGTGTGAGTCACATACAGAAGGTACAAATTCTTCTTGTAAAACATAAATCAAATTGAAGGAGCACCGCCCGCGATCCCAATAAcatcttttaaaaattaaaaattagaatAATTCGTTCCTTCTACTGGCCACGCGGCTTCTGCCCGTTTCTCCCGATTTATCCCTTTTTCTCAATTCCCCTTCAATTCTTTTATCTTCTTGCTCAGTCATGACCGCTTCTTCCGGTGACCGGTCTAAGACTAAGCTAAACAACTATTTACTCTCTCAACTATTTTAttcttgatttttatttttttttaaacgaaCAATAAAATATTCGTTTTTGGGATTTGAGTAATATTCTATTGCACCCAGATTTTCACTATCACCAAACAGCCCAATGATGTGGCGCCCATGTTCTCCAAATTATCAAAACGCCCACTTGATTGATTGAGTCACCAATACCACTCTCTAGACTGCAGTACACAAAGCCTACTCTTCCCCTATCACAAGGGCCTCGTAGTTCAAGCGACCAAGAGTATGCATCGAGGTTTTagtttcgattttttttttctaatatcgcttgtattaaaaaaaatctccatTATCACTTTATAGTACTGTAAATCatatttgttaattaaaattaattacaaatcaTCAAGCAACATTGCTATGTTGTGTCGTATAACCTTGCCCTAGATTCCCAAGTACCCAATAAAAATTAGAAGCATCTATAATTACTATTGCCAGCACTAATCCACTCCTTTAgtttaattattcaattaaggaaacaaaaagaatctTCTAATTTAacattatttaatatttgttaGGTCGGTTGGCGATGACAGTATTTCTATCTTTCACAGTTGAGTGTTTAAAAATTgattcaacaatttcaactccaTTAGtatattgatatttttatgtGACGAAAAtaccctttttgttttgtttttgtttttttgttttttgtttctctcttttctctatcACTTTCTAACTGGCCGTCCCGGTCCATAAACGCGTTCACGCGTTTGCCTTTGTCGAGTATCAATGTGGGTGACCACTATATATAAcccttcatcatcttcaatcTATTAGCAGGTGCAGAAAATTTAAtcacccaaaaataaattttctttttctctgcacttgtattcttcttcttcttcaattttcttctctaCCCCTCTTTCTCTGCAAATCTAAAAACCCAAGATtttgtaaagaaaaaagaagagatttcaattttggttagagaaaacaaagaaagagagagaccaGAGAATGCCGTCCGCATTGGAAGATGAGCTGTTTCCATCGACGCCAGGCAAGTTCAAGATCGAGCGTAGCCACGGCATGAACCGCCAGTTCCACCGGTGCTTCGCCTCCACCAGCACCATGTTCCTGTGGGCCCTGTTCCTGATCGCCTTGACGGCGTCGTATTTGAGTTTCCAGAGCTTCGTCGACTCCGGTAGCCGGTACTTCTCCGCCTCCTGGGGCGGCATCCAGTGGGAGAAGCAGGTCCGCAACTCCGCCCAGATCCACCGATCCGGCGGCATGTCCGTACTGGTCACCGGCGCCGCCGGTTTCGTTGGGACCCACGTCTCGCTGGCGCTCAAGAAGCGCGGAGACGGCGTCGTCGGGATCGACAACTTCAACAGCTACTACGACCCGTCGTTGAAAAAGGCCCGCCGCTCGCTGCTCAAGAGCCACGGCGTCTTCATCGTGGAAGGCGACATAAACGACAATCGTCTCCTCGACAAGCTCTTCGACACCGTGGCATTTACGCACGTGATGCATTTGGCGGCTCAAGCCGGCGTCAGGTACGCCATGGAGAACCCCCACTCGTACGTCCACAGCAACATCGCCGGCCTCGTCACGCTTCTCGAGGTCTGCAAAACGGCCAATCCCCAGCCGTCGATCGTCTGGGCCTCGTCCAGCTCCGTCTACGGCCTCAACGACAACGTTCCATTCTCCGAATCTGACCGCACCGACCAGCCCGCTAGCCTCTACGCCGCCACAAAGAAAGCCGGCGAGGAAATTACCCACACTTACAACCATATTTACGGCCTGTCAGTTACCGGGTTGAGATTTTTTACCGTTTACGGGCCGTGGGGCCGACCCGACATggcgtatttctcttttaccCGCAACATCCTCCAAGGCAAGCCCATCACTATTTACAGGGGCAAGAACCGGGTCGACTTGGCCCGCGATTTCACGTACATTGACGATATTGTGAAGGGTTGTTTGGGGTCTTTGGATACGTCCGGGAAGAGCACCGGGTCGGGCGGAAAGAAACGGGGCCCCGCACCATACCGAATCTTTAATCTGGGGAACACATCACCGGTGACCGTGCCGACACTTGTCAGCATCCTGGAGCGGCATTTGAAGATGAAGGCGAAGAAGAATTTCGTGGATATGCCTGGAAACGGCGACGTTCCGTTCACGCACGCGAATATAAGCTTGGCCCGGAGGGAATTCGGGTACAAGCCCACAACCGATTTGCAGACCGGGTTGAAGAAGTTTGTTAGGTGGTATCTTTCTTATTACGGCTACAATCATGGCAAGCCTgtaaattaatatttcttttcctttatttccatttttttttttaaatcttactttaaattttctaggatttttttccccaaccaaaaggaaaaaaaaaacctgtgGAAAAAGAATCCTatggcaaaaaaagaaaaaaaaaaaatccgaGATACATTCTTTACTTGGGAGAGCTGTGAAGttgtcataatttttttttttcttttttgtaaagGAAATATTTCAATATGCCTTTCTTGTGGGTATCCTAAGAATCGTTTGAAAAGAGGAGAGTCTGAGAGAAAGGTTCAATTTCCGGCATTCTATTTTCTCGGAAAGCGaagcataaaataaagtaGAGATTTTCTTGGCCTTTTTGAATTGTCCAAAATTTGAGTATTGAATGGATGGAGTTATTTTGGAATAATGATAAAAGCTTAGAattcttttttccaatttttgtgGGTATAATAATATCCcagaaaaattaaacttaattggataaaataaaaaaaaagcatgaTTATTAATAGGAAACAGCTtttgcccaaaaaaaagataagaagGAAGGAGACAGCTGGTACAACCGTGACATACGGCTGTGTCGGGTCCCACTTCGAGCTCGTACACGATTCCACAATACACACACAATATCCAGCTGTAAAGTGTCTGTGTAAACTAAACTCTGCTCGTACTCGTACTGAAGAAAAACGCACAGCTTTGGCTTTGCTTGCCGACCTCGGACTCGaaggggtattttggtaatTAACAACGATTAACTTCTTTTGGACACCAACAATTATTAAGCTCATCTTTTGGTTGTCGTTTAATCATTTTATGTTGAAATGACTAACATGTCGATGTATCGCCGTAGACGAGAATTGGAAAAATCGAATGTAAAAGGCGATTAAAATGTCCACGTAAATAATATTTGACATCTCCTTAAACAGGATATCGGACCTAAATAAATTAGATGATTCTTAATCTCAATTATTGATGAATGATATGTGATTTAGACTGTTGATCGTAACATTATATTAAACTATATGTCATTTGCTTTGGCACGTCAAAACAACATGTCGGGGACATATTTTCCACCGACAATGGtaggtcttttttttttttctttttttttttttctgggagAGAATTAGTGCGTCCATGTTCTATGGATGAACATGTGCGTTGCTTTGGCTGTTGACTAAAGATGGTAAGATCAATATGCTTTTCAAGAAGCCATGTGTTGTGCTGTCTTTGGGTCTGAGGTAGagtatacaaataaaacaacttGTAGGCCCGTTGAGTGCCGCTTTCCGCGTAAGGTTGAcaatttttattcatttatttctttttcttatttacaattgttttgagtgaacttGGCTCTTGGACAAGTttagtaaaaaatattagggtcgaaaataattttgataaattaaGTTATGTCGTCAATCTTTGCGGTTATCCTACACGTGTGGTGTGTGCACGGCACGTGAGCTACCTTGCATCCCTCCTAGTACTTACCAAACGCAAAGAGAAATTATAGTGATCTAGTATCACCATACTATTAAGGGTGGCAATTTCTAATATGACCCGTTACACGATTCGAATTCGCATAATCAataattgtataatttttagGTCAATCCGTTATGACTCGTTTAATAATACGGAGCAGAAATCACGGAGGCAGAAAGCCAAAAATTACAGGTGTGGAGCTCGAGGAACGCCGGAAAAATCATAAACGAGTATCATAATGGACATCtataaaaggaaataaggaaagaaaaaaatacaactcagAAAATGCAAATCTCGCCAATTTTCTTCCTTGCCATTTTTCTCAATCTAAACCTATCTCCCCAAACTCAGAAAAAAATGGCATCTCCTCAAACTCAGTAAAGTACCTTAAGGATAGAAGTCACCCAACACAGTGATAAAAACCGAACGTGTTAAAATTTGTTAATCACTAGTTAAGCACTTAAATCAGTTTCTTTGTGTGTTTGGACCTTGGTGGACACCtattaaaatcaaagaaagatTACAAcaacttaaaaaacaaaaagttccaTTCCAAGCAGAAATCAAGAATCTAGAAGTGTTATTAAAATCACCATAAGTAATTAATTATCCCAGAAGAAAAGTAGAAGTGTCTAACAACATAACAAGAAATCAGTACCATCTCCTATTCGACGTAAGAGCTGACATATATTAGTGTAATCCTGCTCATTTTGGGGcatttacataattttttaggTCTATCGTCGTTTTGATTTTGGGCTTTATCTATATTTCTTTTGGGCTCTAGCTCTCAAACTTTGGACCTTTATGAGTACTGTCTTATGGGGGAGCTTATTCAAGCAAATATTTCTTCAATACGTAAGAGTTAGGTTATTCTTGTAAACTCTTTGtggattgaacatctaagACTTTTTACCTATATTGACCTTAGgtcccttcatgcattcatatcatacatgaaaaattgttttatgtaaaaatattggatAAGTATGAAAActggtttttcggaataatcattttctcaagataatttttggcggtttttattccttacacatcaaataaaaaaacttgattttatgggattttagtatgaagtatatattgacttaatgaaccattatttttttgtctaaATCGTAATTTGCACTAAacccaatttttcatattttgatttggtgtgaatgtgattttctagtatgtttatttgaatccaaatgggggtactttcttatttacattgtaaacttaagtaaatgaagtaatataaaaataaatgaaagtaaaaggacatatatatttacttaaatgatgaaaatggaaataaggtaatatGTACAACGTCGTCATTTTGGCATCAGGAAAGTCCTTTGGACTCTAGAGCATTTCATCAAGCAATTTGTGGACAATTTGCAGGGGTCAACGTCTTCTCCTCCAATAGTGGATTCTAGGCTTGCAGGGGTCAATTGACCCCTCTTGTCCCTATCTGGATCAACTATGCCTACGCACAGCCAAAAGGGCTGGCtgcttatatttctttttctttatataaaaaaatatatatatttataaaagttTGAGTGGACTGGGCTTTGATTTGTGGGTTGCTtttagggcatgtttacgtatcagtaatggagaAAGTAAGGAATCAGATAATTTAGGAATCGGGGAACTACTGAATCGGTATGGGAAGAATCATTCCCATTAAGCTATTTACTAAACATACGAAATTAGTAAAGGAATGGGGTTGATTCCCATTattattgtttactaattttcatgaatcagaatccaaattaatttgattactaaaatgccctacacattttcaccacatcacatatataaaattcacccaaaaccaaaagctatAGGAAAAGGGGTTTTGAATTAATCAGTAAGAGGGAATCCGttatcaaagaaaattatcagcaatttattcTGAACCAAAAGCTAGACAAGCTAACCTGGCTAAGAAATCTTTGATCAAGTGagataaaattcacaaaagaagTCACCTGTGTTGTAACGTTAAGGGTTTGAGTTGTTTGAACTCCTTCtggctttttttttagggtttgagttattttggaattatagtaaagtggtaagggtatttttggaagttaataAGAGAAAGCAGGAATGGGAATCGTATCGACTAGTCCCCCCTAGTCGATCTGATACCTAGTTTTGAGGGAATGTGATTACGGATTTTGAGGTGgggcccacttattttttcattcctgattgcaagtaaacgcaggggaagtcaggaatggaaatcattccctttcctcccatacccattactgatacgtaaacatgcccttaGTTTGTTTTTAGGCTTATTATCACTAAACGTCCCTAAGGTTtatgaaactatcagattgcatccttaatgttttttttgtgtcactTATGatcctcaaggttagtatgtgcaatcacaaatggtccataCCGTTAGGTTCTGTCAAAAACTCTGTTAGTTTGCTGACtggcatacatatatatatatatatcacaaaacatccctgaGGTTTACACActtcacaaatggtccctatgaattttttttttaaatttaaaattcataaaattttggttttctttttaaaattatttgtaaatgaaaaaatcatttatagaaggattttaatcttgaggaccatttatgaaccctaaacctttagtttttttcatttttaaattttatgaattttaaattattttttaaaaacttcattagtttgttgatgtggcatatacaTGGAACCAACATCTACAATAATATTGTGtcacatgtatttaaaatttattttaaaataattataactcataaaattttaaaaagaaaaaaaaaatgttatgaattttaatttaaaaaattaaaaaatttcataaggaCCGTTTGTGATAGGTGTGTGAATCTCAAGGATGTTAAgtgatatacatatatgccACGTTAGCAAACTAACAGAGTTTTTGACGGAACCTAACGGCATTgaccatttgtgatcatgCATACTAATCTTGAGGAccacgaatgacaaaaaaaaaaattaaggatgcaatctgatagtttcataACCatgacgttttgtgataataagccttttttttttttatgtgtttggGTAGGCAAGGGCTTTGTATGTTTCACATCATCACATGGGCTAAGTAGGAATATGTATGATTACATAgaggggttttttttgttgaaaaaaaaaatggaatagGCGGCTGCCTACCTTGCCCTTGTAGGACCGCCCCTAAACAAAATAGTAGGATTTTTAGCTGAGCATGCTTAGTCCTCCAGAGTCTAAACCAACTAAGCaagccataaaaaaaatacaaaggagCAACATTGACAGAACAACAATTGTTTAATCATGGTCATATGAACCTCCTTCATCAGTCATTATAAAGATTGATTATGATACTACATCTAAGAGACTAGATGAAACATGCGGGTTCAAGATAATCAAGATACAAGAGCAAGTTTTTGATGAATTGTACAACAATATAGCAGATAAGTTAGAAACAGAAGATAATGACAACGTATATTGAAACagcttggaagaagaagagatacACAACATAGAAAACATGATGAAAGCATGAATCTCCCAACAAACACAAGCAGCCATAATGAAGCCATAACAGCAACATGAAGGCATGTGAAGATCTCATGATAAAAGAAGCAGCATCAACTTCCTttggacccaaaaaaaaagaaaaagaaaatctttgTTTCTGGCGCTATATGGAAAGCATGAAACTTCTTTGGCACCATATGAAAAGCAGAAAAAGCCTCTTCAAGcaatctaaaaaataaataaaggcatTATTGTCCAACCACtacaaaatacatatgtatacgTCCTTCTTTATAAATACAGCCCTTCTCAGGCATATTGCTTGGGGAGGCCTTGAtacttttcaaataaaattacaaataaatataagGGTGGTGATTTTCCCACTCTCCTTTTATCCATTTacactttattttgtttttttaatactttttaagataaaatggagtgtaagtgaacaaaagaggagtgagaacatacaattttaataaaatggagtgtaagGACCAATTTGATATTACTGTGCTGTAAAAATAATCGTTGTCAAATTTGTTGTGGATAA
This window encodes:
- the LOC18789842 gene encoding UDP-glucuronate 4-epimerase 1; the encoded protein is MPSALEDELFPSTPGKFKIERSHGMNRQFHRCFASTSTMFLWALFLIALTASYLSFQSFVDSGSRYFSASWGGIQWEKQVRNSAQIHRSGGMSVLVTGAAGFVGTHVSLALKKRGDGVVGIDNFNSYYDPSLKKARRSLLKSHGVFIVEGDINDNRLLDKLFDTVAFTHVMHLAAQAGVRYAMENPHSYVHSNIAGLVTLLEVCKTANPQPSIVWASSSSVYGLNDNVPFSESDRTDQPASLYAATKKAGEEITHTYNHIYGLSVTGLRFFTVYGPWGRPDMAYFSFTRNILQGKPITIYRGKNRVDLARDFTYIDDIVKGCLGSLDTSGKSTGSGGKKRGPAPYRIFNLGNTSPVTVPTLVSILERHLKMKAKKNFVDMPGNGDVPFTHANISLARREFGYKPTTDLQTGLKKFVRWYLSYYGYNHGKPVN